A window of Akkermansiaceae bacterium contains these coding sequences:
- a CDS encoding class II aldolase/adducin family protein gives MKNVYTGKDIQEMIRQGICLDTIPAGAVITPSAKDEIRTYRKDKEQKKPATGKASGADRFPPLPPGVPTVPPEPIVPSLEYHWEPGADAVTPEEIQRFFYSPEIMELKDAMIRTARKMWTRNMVDGNGGNITVRVGDNLVLCTPTLRSKGEVLADEIALIDLDGNQKAGWRKRTSEANTHLAIMKVQPKAKSVIHGHPPYSTAFAVANIEPPSCLCSEVEVFTGAIKLVEYHTPGSKEICDAVAKVGKDNPAILLANHGVMAWGSDPEDAYWKMENMETACQTIWVASQLNGGKLPTISAEKMQDIFKIRRSIGMEDPREGMKECELCDNNDFRPGTVCEVAPSTQDIGSRLHPEAEALVKQLTDEIVAQMNQSSN, from the coding sequence ATGAAGAACGTTTACACCGGAAAAGACATCCAGGAAATGATCAGACAAGGCATTTGTCTCGATACCATCCCCGCTGGAGCCGTGATCACCCCATCGGCCAAGGACGAGATCCGCACCTACCGCAAAGACAAGGAGCAAAAAAAACCTGCAACCGGCAAGGCGTCAGGAGCAGACCGATTCCCCCCGCTTCCTCCAGGTGTGCCGACTGTGCCACCTGAACCGATTGTCCCGAGTCTCGAATACCACTGGGAGCCCGGCGCCGATGCCGTCACTCCCGAGGAGATCCAACGCTTTTTCTACTCCCCGGAAATCATGGAGCTCAAGGATGCCATGATCCGCACCGCGCGTAAGATGTGGACACGCAACATGGTCGATGGCAACGGAGGTAACATCACCGTCCGCGTTGGTGACAACCTGGTGCTCTGCACACCGACCCTCAGGTCCAAAGGCGAGGTCCTTGCCGACGAAATCGCGCTGATCGATCTCGATGGCAACCAAAAAGCCGGCTGGCGGAAACGCACCAGCGAGGCTAACACCCACCTCGCCATCATGAAGGTGCAGCCCAAGGCCAAGAGTGTCATCCACGGCCATCCCCCCTATTCCACCGCCTTCGCCGTTGCCAACATTGAGCCTCCCAGCTGCCTTTGCTCTGAGGTTGAAGTCTTTACCGGTGCGATCAAACTCGTCGAATACCACACCCCCGGCAGCAAGGAAATCTGTGATGCCGTCGCCAAGGTCGGCAAAGACAACCCGGCGATCCTGTTAGCCAACCACGGCGTCATGGCCTGGGGAAGCGATCCGGAAGACGCCTACTGGAAAATGGAAAACATGGAAACCGCCTGCCAGACCATCTGGGTGGCAAGCCAGCTCAACGGCGGCAAACTCCCGACCATTTCAGCCGAGAAAATGCAGGACATCTTCAAGATCCGCCGCTCCATCGGCATGGAGGATCCACGCGAGGGCATGAAGGAATGCGAACTCTGTGACAACAACGATTTCCGTCCCGGCACCGTCTGCGAGGTCGCCCCCTCCACCCAGGACATCGGCTCACGTCTACACCCGGAGGCCGAGGCACTGGTCAAACAACTCACCGATGAAATCGTCGCTCAGATGAACCAGTCATCCAACTAA
- a CDS encoding ethanolamine utilization protein EutN has translation MRIGHVIGKITMHTQEESLRGARWLMVNPVDTDQLNSCLDTQPSLTAQPSLVVYDNIGAGEGDIIGFVEGAEATAPFDNPTPIDAISLAIFDTIKYVAPTH, from the coding sequence ATGCGCATCGGCCACGTCATCGGAAAAATCACCATGCACACCCAGGAGGAATCCCTCCGTGGTGCCCGCTGGCTGATGGTCAACCCGGTCGACACCGATCAGCTCAACAGCTGCCTTGACACACAACCTTCCCTCACCGCCCAGCCCTCTCTGGTTGTCTACGATAACATCGGTGCAGGCGAAGGTGACATCATCGGTTTTGTCGAAGGGGCCGAAGCCACTGCACCGTTTGACAACCCGACCCCCATCGACGCCATCAGCCTCGCCATTTTTGATACCATTAAATACGTAGCACCCACCCACTAA
- a CDS encoding EutN/CcmL family microcompartment protein, whose translation MLHAQVVGNAVATAKHPSLDGFKMLLCQQLDAQGGPNGTPFIAIDLFGAGMHQKVFVSTDGIGARDIVHDYHSPIRMFIQGIIDDAPVAPATHSPDNE comes from the coding sequence ATGCTCCACGCCCAAGTAGTCGGAAATGCAGTTGCCACCGCGAAACACCCATCGCTGGACGGCTTCAAGATGCTGCTTTGCCAACAACTTGACGCGCAAGGCGGCCCCAACGGCACCCCCTTCATCGCCATCGACCTCTTCGGCGCGGGCATGCATCAAAAAGTATTTGTCAGCACAGACGGTATCGGCGCCCGCGACATCGTCCACGACTACCACTCGCCCATCCGCATGTTCATCCAGGGCATTATCGATGATGCCCCCGTCGCTCCAGCGACGCACTCACCTGATAACGAATAA